The Zerene cesonia ecotype Mississippi chromosome 11, Zerene_cesonia_1.1, whole genome shotgun sequence sequence GACATATAGGAGTCATACGCAAATGTCTGaagatttacaattaattgccTTTATCTTTACTTTTTCTTGGGTGGCTAATTTTtaacgataataatataatttgtatacattcatttagactttatttattcaagttcATATCATTAATGAAAGATTTGCTTCTTTATTCGTATCTGATCGGATATTATCCGTTCAGATAGctaattaattttcacaaGAAAAAACTACATTTTCACAaggaaaactttttaaacatgATTTTAGTACTTTTAACAGAAATTCTGTTTATCTATTAGATCTATGTACGTTATATTTAGAAGTTACGTTATATTCAACAACTCAAATATCTCGCAAAAccttaaatgttaaattgtaattttatctgtatgtAATTTTACGGTTTCCTAATTATTTTGCGAAAAGTAGAttcaacattaaatttaacaaataacctATATCTTTTTATCATCTATTGAAGAGTCAGGTTTAGGATTCTATATttgtactagcttttgcccgcggcttacACAGCTacacgttaaattcggagtagtttaatagatgtcattatacgtataaacgttcgtcttgaatcactctatctatcaaaaacaaaaccaaTCAAAATCCCTGGCTCGCAAATTAAGCATACACAGGGACATAGGCGACCTTATtttgtactatgtagtgatgtttTAGATTACAGTACCCcgttgtttttgttatgtcctgaatttaatttatttgttcaataaacaaaataatcacaaaatgatgtatttttaaccACTATACTTTTTGTGTGAATTTTTagctattttaatgtatttacatattttacccACCTTTAATATTACGGGTTCTGATTTTACATGTTACAACGTAAACTATTTCGAGGCGATAATTTCCTGttaatcaaacaaattataacatcACCGTGTCTTCCCGCCATAAAATACGGTTTGTGGTTTAGCGCTTTGGTCTTCGTTATATAGtttgatttgaataatattcaaaaccaCAAACAatgacttaattattatttaaagatttcatATTGGTCTTAAAAGCAATGCTATGTATAACTTCGTGAATTTGAAACGTACAGGAAACATGAAACATAAAGCGAGGATCGTTTACCAAATGTTAATTGTGCTCGTAACCATAAAGTCACTGAGGTGGTCATTTTAAAAGGTTGAAGGCACCTAAAGCACACACCTGTACGTAGACATTCTCAAGGCGGCAATAGCCGAACTTATCGCCACGCGGTGACGCAACCCAAACAGGATCCACCTCCCAACAAAAAGTTCCACGGCCACTATTTCGAAACTCGTGCGCACCTAAATAGAGAAAGGCATCTATGTGCTTGTACATCATTTGTAGCTCCTCTAGTCGCAACCCACGGGGTACGGGGTGAATGCCCTTAACGTCCACCATCCTCCTCGAGTATAGTGCCTTCCCTTTCTAGCCTACGAGAATCCCTCTTCTTTTGACTTTGAAAAGAGGGCACGTATTTCTTTGCGCTGCCATAATTTGAACTTACTCGTGCCTAGTTTTAGAGTCTATCTTCCTCCGTATGCGCGATTGCTGTGTTCAGTTAAGGGTGTGTGCGCATTGCGCGTGCGTTTGTATTCAAATGAGGACAGTGCGTTCCGCGCCGGAGAGCACTATGATTGTACTTTTTTAGTCCGAGAGCCGTAATCAGCTACAAGGAAATGAGCATCCTTAGGGGTGGCGCGAGGCGACGACCAGGCTTGATATTGAGGACATCGTCTCGTTAATATATGGCAATTAGTCGTTCTAGGACGCACGCACATTGTAAACTACAGATACAGATGTTAGCTACTCTATGTTGCTCTAtgagtattaatttatttgtaaataattcatgTCTATGTTTTTATGAATCTGAAGTTCATAATTTTACGTacctaatatttattcatacttacttacattgatttttcttggtaaattgtaaatttttgataagcaaattttacaaacgaaaaacaaaaatacttacaaGAATGTGGACCTAAGTATTACTTTTcctgaatgaaatttattttacaaataaagaattatataacaaatatgtcGCAATAGAAGCTCAAAGTCAAACGTATTAAACCACTATAATATTTGCCTAAATTCTTAGAAGTTGTAAGGTTAAAGGGTTTGAAATGTATAGGTGTAGGTACCTATTTAATTTCTcgaaaaaacataacaattttcaatttaatatccCAAATAGAAAGATATAagcgtatatatatatttctatgttGATTTTCAAAAGCATTGCTATAACTgctataaatcaaatttgtgCCCGACACGCCtctatatcaaattaaacttTCACATGGGAGGCCAGTGGCTATACATATGCTCCATGTGATATTGCCGATATTGATTCTCGCATCGCCTGTCACAGTGATTCACAATTTGTAAAGTAGGTTGTTTTAACAAGTTCGCTGAGTATGCGGCGGATGACCCAAATCGAATTTTGTTGCATTTTACAtgaaattcttaattttagcTTGCAATGCACATATTCTGCTGACCGAAGTATGCGTTTTGCTAACTGTCGAACTTTTTATGATCCTGCATTTCGCAACTGTACAACATATTGGCTGTGActcattaaacataatttaattttttaataattattcaatcctCAAAACGTATTGTGAACACTTACAGAGTAGAACTATTTGTCGACACAATACGATGTTgaagatgaaaaaaaatacatgattaGAAACATAACAAGTGTAAACTAGTGGTAAATACCAAACGTAAAGGTTTTACATCCTGAATATTCACTAAACACTTCTACTCTATAGTTTACTATTATGTACATGTGGTGTAAACATTTTCCAAACATATTTCCTatcataaaatgattttaaatattcagaaGAATCTGTAGATAAATGGGACATGAATTAAATCATACGCTGAATTTGACGTAGATATCATTGTgccattattttgtactagctgcgccccgcggtttcacccgcgtaagtccttatcccgtagggatatcggtataaaaatttgcctatatgttattccagatgtccagctgtctacgtaccgaattttaTTGCactcggttcagtactttttgtgtgaaagagcaacaaacacacacacacatccttaccaactttcgcatttataatattagtaggctAAGCTttactttctgttttgtacaataaagtattataaataaataaatagtaatacataagagacttatttttatgcaattcttaatattacaaaatatgttaaattatctCGAATAGCAGAATAACTAGAATAGGTAATTCATGtaatgttacataaaatatgtgttaacCTTTAACATAAAAACGAAGGACTTACTTccatctgttttatttttcttattgcaGTTGATGAGTTTACCCATGATTTCGACCTTgactttataaaaacatatacaaaagATAACGTACCTATAGAATCCAACAGTAAACTACTTatgccacagataataataaatactatattagtgagtagtataataattatttcttcatttattttcatgcacatttcaaataaacatttagagaaatttacataaattaacgTTCATTAAGATGTAACgttttgtttcataattattgtttgtgaaTGGGTTGTGGTTTTTAACTGCTGGAGGCTGGAGGAACaacaaatttctttttaaagcgATTTGATCTtctcaaacattttataaattaaataagacttTATTGTGATGAGATACTTGTGTCTGAAGTAGCTTGACATCTTGTAGAACCGTGTGTGGGCGTCTAATGACCTTCGCAAATCCTAAGTGACTCGGGTAGATTCgcaactatttaaataatgtttagaaaacaagaaaatgtaataaaacatattgcaTATACCTATtagcaaatttaataaaaaataattacaatacgtACTCTCTTGTAACtcttttatatagataattttaataacattcttagcatatattagataaaagctcttttaatttatttctccaCCACAGAGAAAGTTtgcttttcttaaaaatataatttacaccgtgatctatttttaatttactgcaCAATACTTTCACGCTTTCTTACAATTACAAGCGTGAGATCAATTCtcatcaaacatttttttctagcTATGACTTCTAGCAGTGTTGAGATAACTGTAATTTCAAGATATTCTTCAAAGGactcaattaaaatgaaaataattttaatttaaatcttgaATTCACAATTAAGTTCATTATCCAATGAATATAAGTCTAGTGAACAAAACATTCccattctaattaattatttattaccttctGTTTTAATCACGTACTTGACTTTgggtatttaaattatgcaaatgaCGCGAAACGATGatacattcattattttggTTAATTGTGAATCAGAGCATGTTAAACTGTACattttttagatatattacTGAATGAAAAATCCGGTTGGCCCAAGTTGGGCTTAAAACACAATATGATTTCCATCGGATTCCGAGTGTTTCTCAAGAGGCGATTGGGGTGAACTACTCTCGCCCACTCCATGCTTATCTCCCGCTGAACTGTGTGATGTGGCtcagcaataaaatatttctttttatgtccCCCTCGTGTAACACGTTTGAACTCTGCTGGCGATTGCGCAACCACTGGTGCATTCCGTGTTTACACCGTACGGCCAGTACCCTCGATGACTATACTTTGAGGAAGTCAAAAACGTGTTTTGCCTATTATCATTCGAGAGTCAAGTTcaatatcgatataaaattgtatccGATGTCTGTTTTGAGACGTGTTCcttttagatgaaattttaatggagCTCGCTCTAACCGAAATAGTCAATCGAACCATCgcttgcattttaaattattagctACCTACTATTTATACACTGGcagattttttctttttgcttGTTCTAAATTGAGACTAGCATTGATGCTAGTTCGAAAACGATCTTAATAACGTCCGTCGATAGCTTTCGAAAAATTTTACCTTATTTTTGGAGTCGATGACCTGACGCCGTTTAATTTAAAGAGGAAAGAACATACGAGGAAgcgtattaatttttaacgaatATTNNNNNNNNNNNNNNNNNNNNNNNNNNNNNNNNNNNNNNNNNNNNNNNNNNNNNNNNNNNNNNNNNNNNNNNNNNNNNNNNNNNNNNNNNNNNNNNNNNNNNNNNNNNNNNNNNNNNNNNNNNNNNNNNNNNNNNNNNNNNNNNNNNNNNNNNNNNNNNNNNNNNNNNNNNNNNNNNNNNNNNNNNNNNNNNNNNNNNNNNNNNNNNNNNNNNNNNNNNNNNNNNNNNNNNNNNNNNNNNNNNNNNNNNNNNNNNNNNNNNNNNNNNNNNNNNNNNNNNNNNNNNNNNNNNNNNNNNNNNNNNNNNNNNNNNNNNNNNNNNNNNNNNNNNNNNNNNNNNNNNNNNNNNNNNNNNNNNNNNNNNNNNNNNNNNNNNNNNNNNNNNNNNNNNNNNNNNNNNNNNNNNNNNNNNNNNNNNNNNNNNNNNNNNNNNNNNNNNNNNNNNNNNNNNNNNNNNNNNNNNNNNNNNNNNNNNNNNNNNNNNNNNNNNNNNNNNNNNNNNNNNNNNNNNNNNNNNNNNNNNNNNNNNNNNNNNNNNNNNNNNNNNNNNNNNNNNNNNNNNNNNNNNNNNNNNNNNNNNNNNNNNNNNNNNNNNNNNNNNNNNNNNNNNNNNNNNNNNNNNNNNNNNNNNNNNNNNNNNNNNNNNNNNNNNNNNNNNNNNNNNNNNNNNNNNNNNNNNNNNNNNNNNNNNNNNNNNNNNNNNNNNNNNNNNNNNNNNNNNNNNNNNNNNNNNNNNNNNNNNNNNNNNNNNNNNNNNNNNNNNNNNNNNNNNNNNNNNNNNNNNNNNNNNNNNNNNNNNNNNNNNNNNNNNNNNNNNNNNNNNNNNNNNNNNNNNNNNNNNNNNNNNNNNNNNNNNNNNNNNNNNNNNNNNNNNNNNNNNNNNNNNNNNNNNNNNNNNNNNNNNNNNNNNNNNNNNNNNNNNNNNNNNNNNNNNNNNNNNNNNNNNNNNNNNNNNNNNNNNNNNNNNNNNNNNNNNNNNNNNNNNNNNNNNNNNNNNNNNNNACctttgctttaatttttttggagTTATAACCGAATATGTGAAAAAAGCGGCCAAAGATGGCGGGTTTCACGGTATAAACGtttcataaattaagtatatcGTTTTGAGCGGTGGTGCGTGTTTTATCTCCATGAGAACCTTCCTTgagctttaacaaaaataattaataaaaaattggccGATTTGTTCTCGACTTTTACGCTTAAGCAACACATTTGCgatccatttttatttataatgataaacaTGATCAATGCTGATTGCCAGTGTCGATATATCACACTGAGAGGCACTTACTTGAATTTGAACGACTATCAGCTcgttatttaattctaatatgaacctgtttatttcaatgtccCTCCTTGTATTAAATGTGTTGCACACTCTGCAATATGTTTATACAGTTTTTGCCAGTCTTCTgcagttataaatttaaaggcTTTTTCCgttgaatataaatgttgtttgCCTTCTATCCAACATTTTTGCCAGATACTTTAACGAGACTCCACATAAATTCAATGGCGTTTAGTTCGCAATGGTAATCTAGCTACTTTGTGACTATGAACTTCAAGCATTTGATTTGCTTCATGTATTGAAGCTTCTTCATGATTTTAtacagttaaatttttatcatggTAGGCAGATAATATAACCCCTTATTTATGATTCAATTTGGCATTTCTGCTTTGGAATCTTAAAAAATCCTGCTAAGTAATTCATGTTTGTCCCTGACGTACAATGAAAATATCGTAAATGACAGTGGTTTTTTACGATCATGatgattcatcatcatcatcagcccatatatgttcccacggctaggacataggcctccaatgagggtttaggccataatctaccacgaTGGCCAAgagcatgtcgtcgaatttttgattctcaaacacgccggtttcctcacggtgttttccttcaccgtttcgagcagtggtgatgtgtccacatgtgcagataaattgaaaaatcaatttatttcttgcacgctcgcctgggtctcgaaccccgacttatcgatttcgaagtccgaggtcctcactaCTGAGCCACTACTGCTTTTTTGACACAATTCACAATCATAATGATTACTTGATAAAttgttcaatatataaattgtgtaataaGGGGGAACAGTAACAATACCAGAAAAGACTGTTGCTGTTTGTGGTGTAGCCAAAAGGTAAGCCCGTGATAGTTTCATAATACAGGGTTGGTCTCCAGTTTTgcgattttgaaaaatttataaaaaagtaactaaaagtaatacttttaaaaataataaaaatatcataatctaTATGTGCACCGTCGCTCTGCAAACACTTCGAATCTTGACTTCAAATCGGCGAAAACTCGTTCGCACGTGGTGCGCGGAAAAGCGGCCATTTCTCCACGGATGTTGGCCTTCAACTTGAAGAAAAATTATGCTCGGATTATTGCTGTAGACTCAACTTTTCATATATCCCAACAGGAAAGGTCAGCTTTTCAACACTATAGTGTTTTTAAATTCGTACACCTCCATGGCCCATAGTATACCCATATGTTACAGGTACGTAGCTACGTTTCGTGTACTCTGTGATCTGATGTCAGAATAACATATTACTAACTCTGTGTCATGCCATaatggaagaaaaaaaaactctgtGTCATGTCAGATGCCTGACCCGCCTGACTTGACTTGCGTgtcaaaattatgaaattatgttttattaaatctgaCAAAGTATGAAGAAAAATGTCATACTGCTGTTGTATACTTGAAGCCAATGAAAAGATTAGAGATTAAAAGACaattcatatgaaatttaataatacaagtaTTAGTAACGTATATGTTACGGTCAGGGGCAAATTGTAGTTTATAGTAGATATATTATGGCGGGTAATTTCTGGCAAAGTTCACATCACCAGCAATGGATGCTTGATAAACAAGATTTAATACGAGATCGACAACATGATTTATCAAAACTAACAGAAGAAGAAtatcagaaaatatttaatttctttgcaaGTATTATCCAAGTATTAGGTGAGCAGCTGAAACTGCGTCAGCAAGTCATAGCTACGGCTACCGTTtactttaaaagattttacgCAAGGAATTCTCTTAAATGTATAGATCCTTTACTACTAGCACCGACATGCGTGTTTTTGGCATCAAAAGTAGAAGAATTTGGTGTGATTTCCAACTCAAGGCTTATAACTACATGTCAAACTGTTATAAAGAACAAGTTTAGCTATGCTTACGGACAACAAGAATTTCCTTATAGAACGAATCATATATTAGAATGCGAGTTCTACCTTTTAGAAAACTTAGACTGTTGTTTAATAGTATACCAACCTTACAGACCTCTATTGCTATTTGTTCAAGATATAGGTCAGGATGACCAGCTTCTCACATATGCTTGGAGAGTTGTAAATGATTCTCTTCGCACTGATGTTAGCTTATTATACCCTCCTTATCAGGTATGTATCTGAAGaaagacaatataatatttaaaaaaaagggttCAGATATGTTTCTATTGgtataaaatatctcaaatGTATGTTTCACTATTTCAGATAGCAATAGGTGCATTGCATATTGCATGTGTTATGTTGGGAAAGGAGAATTTAAAGCCTTGGTTTGCAGAACTTAATGTAGATATGGATAAGGTATGTTAGTcagattttataacattagtacaTCACATTATACCCATCAATTTGAGTTCAATGCTAAGCAGGATATTTCAGATAGAGATAGAAATGAGAGAAGTGTAAACTTTGATGagaataatcaattttatattcaatttcatcctccccaaattttaatttatttgctgtCATTCCCTGTtctgttttctttttcagaTTCAGGAGATTGTTAGAGCAATCATCAACTTGTATGAAATGTGGAAGaattatgatgaaaaaaaggaaattcaAGGCCTCTTGGGTAAAATGCCCAAACCATGTCCAGCACCACAGAGATAGAAGAGTCTTAATTATGTCACCttgatgttttcatttttgataAAGTTTGCTAAAGTATGAGAAAATATTACTTGGCAACAAtaagtgttaaatttaaaaaatatgcattttccAACTCAAATTTCTTGATGGGATGCTTATTCACTCCAAATCATAAATGCAAAAGAATGCAGATAGGCATTGCATATTTAATTCTCATGTTATTCACTAGGACTAGCTGACTACAGTCGTACAAACCCTGGCAACAGTTGAACAgaagaacaaaaaattacataacacaTTTGTCTGagagaattttaatttcatttgacatttttcatttaaataatgaacttCTAAATAGGAGTCTGGAAGCTGAGGCTGGAATTTGCTCACATCTCAATAGAAACcataaatgatgaaatattttgaacaaatGAAGAAcctgtttgaaaatatttgaaataattatatttttgcatgtatatatatatatcttgtaAGTGTGAGTCAAAGGCAAAATTGCTtagtaaaagtaatatttaataataatgatgtccttttatattctatgaaagactgctataaaaaaataaataatattcattacattatgttttatttgttttctattatattaagtaactAGTACCGctcccgcggtttcgcccgcgtagtaaAGTAATAGACGTACGTAGAAAGTAATATCCCAGTGTCTTTCCCACATAGTTCCCGTTGCGTTAAAGCTATGAACTTGAgtttcaaactatctttgcatcaaattttatccaaagaAAATCGGTGGTTTCAGCATGAAGAAGAGAAATTGACAGTTACTATCGcacttataataaagtaagGAATATCTAATGAAAGAAATTTACAAGCGTGATCCCCGTAACGTTCTATACCCCAACTAGCTGTttgccctggcttcgcccgtggtacatatgcgTATGTCACTCAGCGTAGTTGCAGCTCTCtaatagtgaaataattttttaaataggcgacgtagtttttgagtttatctattacaaacaaaaatacaaattcttcctctttataatattagtgtagatgaaGGGCCAACGAtatgtttgtttcaaaaaGGGAAATCGTATAATAGTTAGGTCGTttacgttaaaattataaataatttgctgTGTTGTAGCGTCTGTATCTTCGACTTTCCGTAATACTAGTCGCGAGTATAATTTCAACAATTGTCACATAAGACGGTAATAGTTCATTGTAATACCGATTCAACCAAAACAGTTTTGTCGTTGGCACATACGTAGCAAAACATCTCTCCGATATCAGTAGGTTAGCACCATTTTCCCATAATTGggactgtatattttttttgtattagaatccaaattcaaatttaaatattagattttagTAAATTGTGGAGGAGGCCACCGAGCCAACAGTAAAACACGTATCGATGTATTTCTCATCTCATAGAcatagaatattaattatggaGAGCAGACTTCATCCTTATCTTTCTGAAGGACAAGGAAATCATAATATGGAATACTCTGTAAATGAGACAGATATTGTTAGAGCTATTGCAGGACCTTTCATTTAACCAAGTTTCATTGTATTACCTACAAAGGAAAGGATATTGATGGCGGCGTATATAGCACCGTCAATGAGTAGGTGAATTTTTTGGCGGaactaaatcaaatataaattatgctttACATATCTAGGCAGCTACATatcttatgtaaatttaattgaacataaattttcacattctATATGGTACCTAATCAGATATTTTAAGtagtagtaaatatattttttaaagtgaaaagTTACCTacgtacaattttttattatattatatcagcAGTTactaataaaagaaaagacaAGAATTTTCTAGTACgtattaaatgaatgaattaaataatataatacttatgtaGTTACCTAACGATTAccgcaatataaaaaaaaactttgttgGAAGCTGTATTTGCACGGTGGAGGCGATGCgtactatattaaatatcggtaaacgatttttttaaacatcagATTATTTACATCAGTAAGAGaagacatatatttaaaaatattaaaatttattattgctaaATATTCACAATAACATTGCTTGTATAAGATTTTACCTTTTCTACGTATTCCATTTGCAAGAATGTTCATTTTTTACCCAAAgattgtactttttattacctacatacCTACTTAATGAAGCTTTCCACAAAAGAAAGtccacaaatataaaaaatcatatcattacGAGCTAACGCGTAAGTTTATAACTAGGTACATAGGTATTTAAGTTTGTTCAACTCATATCGACCACCAGTTGATATATCCTTTAGCAGTTGCCATGGCCtctaagaatttaatttattgtgttttgttgaTCGGGTTTGGATTTGGAAAGGCTGACGATACTATGAAAAGGTACGTTTTTTTacgatacaaaaaatatgtttatgaaattGACCTGCTTGGCAAtaattactgtattttttcaaattactgTAAGGACTTAGATTTTAAATCGGTGTAGGCTTGAACAGATTTGTACGACAAGCAAGGTTCTAATTAAGTCCATATAATACTATCATATAGGTAATATGGGTATGCGATTTTTTTTAGTGCGCCCGTCGAAACTGAAATTTTGAAAGGCAACTGCTCTTGTGGTGGTTTTCCAACATCTACACCCGATGCTGAAAGTCAACCGCTTCTCTCCCAATCTCCAGGACTTGTAGTGAACTGCGATGACGAAGGAAGCACCACCTGTAAAAACTTGTGTCTCGCCCTCGCAACAGCAACCAAAGCTAAGGGTCCTGAGATATTGTGCAATCGCCTAAATAATGCTGAAGAACTTAAGGTACCCACTTCAtgcaattgaatatatttagattacaAAGTTGGAAATAATGGAAATTCTTTCAGTCATcgacaaattattattataccaaTAACAGTCCTCTGTTAATCCCTCGAAGGAGGTTAATTTCACTGTATTTAAGTGGtgctaaatttttaattatgtcttTTAGTTAGAATGATttcttatacaatattaattagttagataaaaaattatatggaactaatttaacaaaaatcctCTTTTGAGAGCAAAcgatttatcaaatattttatttgtacccCGCAGCATACATGTACATTCGCGGACAGTACCGCGGGCAATTAGTATTTCTAAAACTTATGCATTATTCTGGTATTTCATGTTCAACACtgccaagtttcatcaaaattttaaaataaatagttttttttgcGGTTATTGTGTACGAAACATCTTTACCTACGCTAATCCAAAAATCCAAACGCACTTAGTACGTGATATGtactatttttttgtataaaaacctTCCTAGTGCcttaattaaaacgtttaatatttatataatgtatatatatttggcgatatattttatatattagatactaatttattgttttatttattttagttatcagcattttataaaatatgcgaAAAGCCTTGGACATATGCCGATATGACGGCAGATGAAGCTCTTTGTTGCCAAGATTCTAAAGTGAAAATTTGTGCTTCAGCTGAGCGTGGAACAACTGCCAGCGGAAT is a genomic window containing:
- the LOC119830366 gene encoding cyclin-C is translated as MAGNFWQSSHHQQWMLDKQDLIRDRQHDLSKLTEEEYQKIFNFFASIIQVLGEQLKLRQQVIATATVYFKRFYARNSLKCIDPLLLAPTCVFLASKVEEFGVISNSRLITTCQTVIKNKFSYAYGQQEFPYRTNHILECEFYLLENLDCCLIVYQPYRPLLLFVQDIGQDDQLLTYAWRVVNDSLRTDVSLLYPPYQIAIGALHIACVMLGKENLKPWFAELNVDMDKIQEIVRAIINLYEMWKNYDEKKEIQGLLGKMPKPCPAPQR
- the LOC119830368 gene encoding uncharacterized protein LOC119830368 — encoded protein: MASKNLIYCVLLIGFGFGKADDTMKSAPVETEILKGNCSCGGFPTSTPDAESQPLLSQSPGLVVNCDDEGSTTCKNLCLALATATKAKGPEILCNRLNNAEELKLSAFYKICEKPWTYADMTADEALCCQDSKVKICASAERGTTASGIKEE